Proteins co-encoded in one Victivallis lenta genomic window:
- the gdhA gene encoding NADP-specific glutamate dehydrogenase, which translates to MSNYVDRVLSGLQQTNGHEKEFLQSVTEVLGSLSKMLEAQPKYEKHKILERMVVPERAIIFQVPWVDDKGGIQVNTGYRIQFNSAIGPYKGGLRFHPSVNLSILKFLGFEQVFKNSLTTLPMGGGKGGADFDPKGKSDREVMAFCQSFMRELFRHIGPSTDVPAGDIGVGAREIGYLFGQYKRIVNSVDSVLTGKGLNWGGSLVRPEATGYGAVYFAAEMLKTRDRGFDGARVLISGSGNVAQYAAQKATQLGGKVLSLSDSNGTIIDEDGIDAEKLAFVQELKNVRRGRIAEYVKQYPTAKYYEGKRPWTLAKCDIAMPCATQNELNLDEAKALVANGCICVCEGANMPTTLDATQYFLQNNVLFSPGKASNAGGVATSGLEMSQNAMRLSWSREEVDQKLHGIMINIHNAARNAAAEFGEPDNYVMGANIAGFRKVADSMIDLGI; encoded by the coding sequence ATGAGCAATTATGTCGATCGCGTGCTGTCCGGGCTGCAGCAGACCAACGGCCATGAAAAGGAGTTTCTGCAGAGCGTAACCGAAGTGCTCGGCTCCCTCTCGAAGATGCTCGAGGCCCAGCCGAAATACGAGAAGCACAAGATTCTCGAGCGCATGGTCGTTCCGGAACGCGCCATCATCTTTCAGGTTCCGTGGGTGGATGACAAGGGCGGGATTCAGGTCAACACCGGTTACCGCATCCAGTTCAACAGCGCGATCGGTCCCTACAAGGGCGGGCTGCGCTTCCATCCGTCGGTCAATCTGTCGATTCTGAAGTTCCTCGGCTTCGAGCAGGTCTTCAAGAACAGCCTGACCACGCTGCCGATGGGCGGCGGCAAGGGCGGCGCGGACTTCGATCCGAAAGGCAAATCCGACCGCGAAGTCATGGCGTTCTGTCAGAGCTTCATGCGCGAGCTCTTCCGCCACATCGGGCCATCCACCGACGTCCCGGCCGGCGATATCGGCGTCGGCGCCCGCGAAATCGGCTATCTCTTCGGCCAGTACAAGCGCATCGTCAACAGCGTCGACAGCGTTCTGACCGGCAAGGGGCTGAATTGGGGCGGCAGCCTGGTCCGTCCGGAGGCGACCGGCTACGGCGCGGTCTACTTCGCGGCTGAAATGCTCAAGACCCGCGACCGCGGTTTCGACGGCGCCCGCGTGCTGATCTCCGGCTCCGGCAATGTCGCGCAGTATGCGGCCCAGAAGGCGACCCAGCTCGGCGGCAAGGTGCTGTCGCTCTCCGACTCGAACGGCACGATCATCGACGAGGACGGCATCGACGCCGAAAAGCTCGCATTCGTCCAGGAGCTCAAGAATGTCAGGCGCGGCCGTATCGCCGAATACGTGAAGCAGTATCCGACCGCGAAGTATTATGAAGGCAAGCGCCCGTGGACGCTTGCGAAGTGCGACATCGCCATGCCGTGCGCGACGCAGAACGAACTGAATCTCGACGAGGCCAAAGCGCTTGTCGCCAACGGCTGCATCTGTGTCTGCGAAGGCGCGAACATGCCGACCACGCTCGACGCGACCCAGTACTTCCTGCAGAACAACGTGCTCTTCTCGCCCGGCAAGGCTTCGAACGCCGGCGGCGTCGCCACCAGCGGCCTCGAGATGAGCCAGAATGCGATGCGTCTCTCCTGGTCCCGCGAAGAGGTCGATCAGAAGCTGCACGGCATTATGATCAACATCCACAACGCCGCCCGCAACGCCGCCGCCGAATTCGGCGAGCCGGACAACTACGTCATGGGCGCGAACATCGCCGGCTTCCGCAAGGTCGCCGACTCGATGATCGATCTCGGCATCTGA
- a CDS encoding ArnT family glycosyltransferase encodes MNLLRNETLRRWTRQPFFYFLAALALALPLAACTAIPSLDVAGRYAPMADALAAGEWRYAFHPRVSPLLPVLGGVFSFLSGWSGFAGVKLAASLLFALAVFPLFALFKRVFSEQVACWGVLFFLFCSHVLRYAGEGLRDAGKTLPLAIAAWALIGLRSAPRQWRYYLWLGAAFALGTAIRPELMAVIGLILVAAFLCDCAGNRLPYRSVAAGGFGLLLLAPMFWSNYTATGYPVPDIRFIPLIRKFAANNPPAVSVPVRPKVVLPPPSELLPPPVKLPDAVLKARQTGNRWYEAAGYLEGLFEGSYPYFLIPVLLGIGWRIRRREWNAGESIILAILIGHALLLTLQNVIADGYLGFSKRYLIPAAPLAFGWCGWSAIMLWGVLKRRFPACCNFRTACAVTALLMTALYADAFGPVIREHTSRKQSAKRLAIEKAAAVIRADYRGERRTEREFTPYLYRSNRRPLVLAFDDIKPAVYLSGGSCTADPSRADYIITGRGGSAPGGSWTPLARIPGRKDEAVVWRRNQERGF; translated from the coding sequence ATGAACCTGTTGCGGAACGAAACCCTCAGACGCTGGACCCGGCAACCGTTTTTTTATTTTCTGGCCGCCCTGGCGCTGGCATTGCCGCTTGCCGCCTGCACCGCGATTCCTTCGCTTGATGTGGCCGGCAGGTATGCTCCGATGGCCGATGCGCTGGCAGCCGGGGAGTGGCGTTATGCGTTCCATCCGCGCGTATCCCCGCTGCTGCCGGTTCTGGGCGGCGTCTTTTCCTTCCTGTCCGGCTGGAGCGGTTTTGCCGGAGTGAAGCTCGCGGCTTCTCTGCTGTTCGCGCTTGCGGTGTTTCCGTTGTTCGCACTCTTCAAGCGGGTGTTCTCCGAGCAGGTCGCCTGCTGGGGCGTGCTTTTTTTCCTGTTCTGCTCGCATGTGCTCCGTTATGCGGGCGAGGGGCTGCGCGATGCCGGAAAAACCCTGCCGCTGGCTATCGCCGCCTGGGCTTTGATCGGACTTCGCTCCGCTCCGCGGCAATGGAGGTATTACCTCTGGCTCGGCGCCGCGTTTGCGCTCGGAACCGCCATCCGTCCCGAGCTGATGGCGGTCATCGGCCTCATTCTTGTCGCGGCGTTCCTCTGCGACTGTGCCGGAAACCGGCTGCCGTACCGTTCCGTCGCCGCCGGCGGGTTCGGGCTGCTTCTGCTTGCCCCGATGTTCTGGAGCAACTATACGGCGACCGGATATCCGGTGCCGGATATCCGGTTCATTCCGCTGATCCGGAAATTCGCGGCGAATAACCCGCCCGCCGTTTCCGTTCCGGTCCGTCCGAAGGTCGTCCTGCCGCCGCCGTCCGAGCTTCTGCCGCCTCCCGTCAAGCTGCCGGACGCGGTCCTGAAGGCACGGCAGACCGGCAACCGCTGGTATGAGGCGGCAGGTTATCTGGAGGGGCTTTTCGAGGGCAGCTATCCGTACTTCCTGATCCCGGTCCTGCTCGGCATCGGCTGGCGGATCAGGCGCCGGGAGTGGAATGCCGGGGAGAGCATCATTCTCGCCATCCTGATCGGCCATGCGCTTCTGCTGACCTTGCAGAACGTCATTGCGGACGGTTACCTCGGGTTCTCCAAACGCTATCTGATTCCGGCTGCGCCGCTCGCCTTCGGCTGGTGCGGCTGGAGCGCGATCATGCTCTGGGGAGTCCTGAAGCGGCGCTTCCCCGCCTGCTGCAATTTCAGGACGGCTTGTGCCGTCACGGCGCTGTTGATGACCGCGCTGTATGCGGACGCCTTCGGCCCGGTGATCCGGGAGCATACCTCGCGCAAGCAGTCCGCCAAGCGGCTGGCGATCGAAAAAGCGGCGGCGGTGATCCGCGCCGACTATCGCGGGGAACGCAGAACCGAACGGGAGTTCACGCCGTACCTTTATCGCTCGAACCGCCGGCCGCTGGTCTTGGCATTTGACGATATCAAGCCGGCCGTCTATCTCTCCGGCGGTTCCTGCACCGCCGATCCGTCGCGGGCCGACTACATCATCACCGGCCGCGGCGGCTCCGCCCCCGGCGGAAGCTGGACGCCGCTGGCCCGGATTCCCGGACGCAAGGACGAAGCTGTCGTCTGGCGCCGGAATCAGGAGCGCGGGTTTTAG
- a CDS encoding TIM-barrel domain-containing protein, producing MEQLFPGVARLAFGTPESDTPSKQVYVRAPRGEALAALPAAAAPFDAGQIRFSVSTRGCRLELPLSPGEDIYGFGLNLKRLRHTGRKRTLRVNSDPAVDTGDSHAPCPLYFSTAGYGVLVDTARYATFYCGGNELLNARKQTDEAGGIRLTEAELYAGKEGVSAPMVVDIPAAQGVEIYLFSGPALLDAVRRYVLFCGGGAFPPEWGLGCQYRACGAFEAGEALSLAAELREKHIPCDVFGLEPGWQSHAYSCTFSWSPERFPEPEALVNRLREQHFRINLWEHAFTHPDAPFYEELRPYSGDFKVWNGLVPDFTLAPARETFRRHHAERLTRRGIDAFKLDECDNSDFISSPWSFPECSRFPSGHDGETMHSMFGTHYMNVVDGACRDAGVRTYGLVRNAHAFAPPQPFVLYSDLYDHAEFIRGVTTSGFSGLLWTPEFRHAASPEDYIRRLQTMVLSPLMLLNIWMMPNPPWRQLVRERNVRNEFYPPEEQAHLEVLTRETLQLRMRFLPYLYAAFAAYRFEGTPPFRALAMDYPEDERLRDVDFAWLAGERLLVAPFRAGMTELVLPLPPGVWRDFHTGERHEAEVRLAPAIGELPILVKENSVIPLADPVEYIEDGMQHRLTLRVYGSAPEPARLFADDGFSFGYENEAPAWGEVRADGSMSESAKRRYAVKAVERF from the coding sequence ATGGAGCAGCTTTTTCCCGGCGTCGCACGACTGGCGTTCGGCACGCCGGAATCCGACACTCCGTCGAAACAGGTTTATGTCAGGGCGCCGCGCGGAGAGGCGCTCGCCGCCCTGCCCGCCGCGGCCGCGCCGTTCGATGCCGGCCAGATCCGTTTTTCGGTTTCGACGCGCGGCTGCCGCCTCGAACTGCCGCTCTCGCCCGGCGAGGATATCTACGGTTTCGGGCTCAACCTGAAACGGCTCCGTCACACCGGCAGGAAACGGACGCTCCGCGTCAACAGCGATCCGGCCGTGGACACCGGCGACAGCCATGCGCCCTGCCCGCTCTATTTCTCGACCGCCGGATACGGCGTGCTGGTCGATACGGCCCGCTACGCTACCTTCTACTGCGGCGGCAACGAACTGCTGAACGCCCGGAAGCAGACGGACGAAGCAGGCGGCATCCGCCTGACCGAAGCCGAGCTTTACGCCGGAAAAGAAGGAGTCTCCGCCCCGATGGTCGTCGATATTCCGGCCGCGCAGGGGGTCGAAATCTATCTGTTTTCGGGCCCGGCGCTGCTTGATGCGGTGAGGCGCTATGTCCTGTTCTGCGGCGGCGGGGCGTTTCCGCCCGAATGGGGCCTCGGCTGCCAATACCGCGCCTGCGGCGCTTTCGAGGCCGGCGAAGCGCTGTCGCTGGCCGCCGAACTGCGCGAAAAGCATATCCCGTGCGACGTTTTCGGCCTCGAACCGGGCTGGCAGAGCCACGCCTACTCCTGTACGTTTTCCTGGAGTCCCGAACGTTTCCCGGAACCGGAAGCGCTCGTCAACCGGCTCCGGGAGCAGCATTTCCGCATCAATCTCTGGGAGCATGCGTTCACGCATCCCGACGCGCCGTTTTATGAGGAGCTGCGGCCGTACTCCGGCGACTTCAAGGTCTGGAACGGCCTGGTGCCGGACTTCACGCTGGCTCCGGCGCGCGAAACATTCCGGCGGCATCACGCCGAACGGCTGACCCGGCGCGGCATCGACGCTTTCAAACTCGACGAATGCGATAATTCGGATTTCATCTCAAGTCCGTGGTCGTTCCCGGAGTGTTCGCGCTTTCCGTCCGGCCACGACGGGGAGACCATGCATTCGATGTTCGGCACACACTATATGAATGTGGTCGACGGCGCCTGCCGCGACGCGGGCGTGCGCACTTACGGGCTGGTCCGCAATGCCCATGCGTTCGCTCCGCCGCAGCCGTTCGTGCTTTACAGCGACCTCTACGACCATGCCGAATTCATCCGCGGCGTGACAACCAGCGGCTTTTCGGGGCTGCTCTGGACGCCGGAATTCCGGCACGCCGCTTCGCCGGAGGATTATATCCGGCGGCTGCAGACCATGGTGCTTTCGCCGCTCATGCTGCTGAATATCTGGATGATGCCGAATCCGCCGTGGCGGCAGCTGGTGCGCGAACGCAACGTGAGAAACGAGTTTTATCCGCCCGAAGAGCAGGCCCATCTCGAGGTCCTGACCCGCGAGACGCTGCAGCTGCGGATGCGGTTCCTGCCGTACCTTTACGCGGCGTTCGCGGCCTACCGGTTCGAGGGGACGCCGCCGTTCCGGGCGCTCGCGATGGACTATCCGGAGGACGAACGGCTGCGCGACGTCGATTTCGCATGGCTGGCCGGCGAACGCCTGCTGGTTGCACCGTTCCGCGCCGGGATGACGGAGCTCGTTCTGCCGCTGCCGCCCGGAGTCTGGCGCGATTTTCACACCGGCGAACGGCATGAAGCAGAGGTGCGGCTTGCTCCGGCGATCGGAGAACTGCCGATCCTGGTCAAAGAGAACAGCGTGATTCCGCTGGCCGACCCGGTCGAATATATCGAAGACGGCATGCAGCATCGGCTGACTCTGCGCGTTTACGGCAGCGCCCCGGAACCGGCCCGCCTTTTCGCCGACGACGGCTTCAGCTTCGGTTATGAAAACGAAGCGCCTGCCTGGGGAGAGGTCCGGGCGGATGGCTCCATGAGCGAAAGCGCGAAGAGACGCTACGCGGTGAAAGCGGTCGAACGCTTTTAA
- a CDS encoding secondary thiamine-phosphate synthase enzyme YjbQ: MKSYRRELTLTLPQRRQFVNITPQVEAALEESGIREGLLLCNAMHITASVFINDDEPGLHADFETWLEKLAPEKPHSQYAHNGYEDNADAHMKRQVMGREVVVAVTRGRLDFGPWEQIFYGEFDGKRPKRLLIKIIGE; this comes from the coding sequence ATGAAATCGTACCGCAGGGAGCTTACGCTCACGCTGCCGCAGCGCCGGCAGTTCGTCAACATCACGCCGCAGGTCGAAGCTGCGCTCGAGGAGTCCGGCATCCGCGAAGGGCTGCTGCTCTGCAACGCGATGCACATCACGGCTTCCGTGTTCATCAACGACGACGAGCCGGGGCTGCACGCGGATTTCGAAACCTGGCTCGAAAAGCTCGCGCCGGAGAAACCGCACAGCCAATATGCCCACAACGGCTATGAGGACAATGCCGATGCGCATATGAAACGGCAGGTCATGGGCCGCGAAGTCGTTGTCGCCGTGACCCGCGGGCGCCTCGATTTCGGACCGTGGGAACAGATCTTCTACGGCGAATTCGACGGGAAACGCCCGAAGCGGCTCCTGATCAAAATCATCGGCGAATAG
- a CDS encoding type IV pilus twitching motility protein PilT has translation MPLDIQWFIYALISNGAITQADADRFYQSLGANPDLEAYAQLVLDQLVSGLSEEDQQSVLEQIQSVIDYAVAQAETGIAPNLPQNKPARPGFPGGAAAARPGFPPAQRAGAFPPAQRAAAFPPAQRAGAFPPARRGYIPPSPGSRDMGEPPEERRGGDGGRARTAIVQDSATRFDSVDIDLSQIQSYADLPSLRNVSEMSDPELQQLVITLLTCLRALGASDLHISAGSPPFVRRMLQIERIDDWVIPEEDAFRLNTVLLSAERKKRFEEDMDINFALEIGADRFRVCLMMHKDGSAASYRLVPDHICSLEELGFLDHDVTHIKRLLDYHNGLVLVTGPIGSGKTTTLAAMVDIINEKRTDHIITVEDPIEILQNSKNCQVTQREIGKHTISYRTALKAALREDPDVIVIGELHDLETIENAITASETGHLVIGTLHTSDAANTLNRLLDVFPPSQQPQIRAMTAGSLRGIICQRLIPAADGGLTTAYEILINNMAVGNIISEGKAFKLKSTMQIGNKQGMCTLDQCLLEKYKAGLITYEVAKYYMHDQAETAQLEREYAIRQAQQLQAN, from the coding sequence ATGCCGCTGGATATTCAATGGTTCATTTATGCGCTGATCAGCAACGGCGCCATCACCCAGGCGGATGCCGATCGTTTTTATCAGTCGCTCGGCGCGAATCCCGACCTCGAAGCGTATGCGCAGCTCGTGCTCGATCAGCTGGTCAGCGGACTTTCCGAGGAGGATCAGCAGTCGGTCCTCGAACAGATCCAGTCGGTGATCGATTATGCGGTCGCCCAGGCCGAGACCGGCATTGCGCCGAACCTGCCGCAGAACAAGCCCGCCCGGCCCGGTTTTCCGGGCGGCGCGGCGGCGGCCCGGCCCGGTTTCCCTCCGGCGCAGCGGGCTGGGGCTTTCCCTCCGGCTCAGCGGGCGGCGGCGTTTCCTCCGGCGCAGCGGGCGGGGGCCTTTCCGCCGGCCCGGCGCGGCTACATTCCGCCGTCCCCCGGTTCCCGCGATATGGGCGAACCGCCGGAGGAGCGGCGCGGCGGTGACGGCGGCCGCGCGCGTACCGCCATCGTGCAGGATTCGGCCACGCGCTTCGACAGCGTCGACATCGACCTGTCGCAGATTCAGTCTTATGCGGATCTGCCGAGTCTCCGAAACGTCTCCGAAATGAGTGATCCGGAGCTTCAGCAGCTCGTCATCACGCTGTTGACCTGTCTGCGCGCACTCGGCGCGTCGGACCTGCATATTTCGGCGGGTTCTCCTCCATTCGTCCGCCGGATGCTCCAGATCGAACGCATCGACGACTGGGTCATCCCGGAAGAGGATGCGTTCCGGCTCAACACCGTCCTGCTCTCAGCCGAGCGCAAGAAGCGCTTCGAGGAGGATATGGACATCAACTTCGCGCTTGAGATCGGCGCGGACCGGTTCCGCGTCTGCCTCATGATGCACAAAGACGGCTCCGCAGCCAGCTACCGCCTGGTACCGGATCATATCTGTTCGCTCGAGGAACTCGGTTTTCTCGACCATGACGTGACCCACATCAAGCGCCTGCTCGACTATCACAACGGTCTTGTGCTGGTCACCGGCCCGATCGGCTCGGGTAAAACCACGACCCTTGCGGCGATGGTCGACATCATCAACGAAAAACGCACCGACCACATCATCACGGTCGAAGACCCGATCGAGATCCTGCAGAATTCCAAGAACTGCCAGGTTACCCAGCGCGAGATCGGCAAACATACGATCAGTTACCGCACTGCGCTCAAAGCCGCGCTGCGCGAGGACCCGGACGTCATCGTCATCGGCGAACTGCACGACCTCGAAACCATCGAGAACGCGATCACGGCTTCGGAAACCGGGCACCTCGTCATCGGCACGCTGCACACCAGCGATGCGGCCAATACGCTGAACCGCCTGCTCGATGTGTTTCCGCCCTCGCAGCAGCCGCAGATCCGCGCCATGACGGCGGGCAGCCTGCGCGGCATCATCTGCCAGCGCCTGATTCCGGCGGCGGACGGCGGCCTGACGACCGCCTACGAAATTCTGATCAACAATATGGCGGTGGGCAACATCATCAGCGAAGGCAAGGCGTTCAAGCTCAAATCGACCATGCAGATCGGCAACAAGCAGGGCATGTGCACGCTCGACCAGTGCCTGCTCGAGAAATACAAGGCCGGCCTTATCACCTACGAGGTTGCGAAATACTACATGCACGACCAGGCCGAAACCGCGCAGCTCGAACGCGAATACGCGATCCGGCAGGCGCAGCAGCTCCAGGCGAATTAA
- a CDS encoding type IV pilus twitching motility protein PilT, with the protein METEPIINQYLRQMLELGGSDLHLSINFPPKARVHGNIIELNDEPITPEYMEQMLKEICMPKRWEKFLETHDLDFAHEIPGLARFRTNYMYNYHGMGCVMRQIPSRILTLEELHMPEVLKEICSLKSGLVLVTGPTGSGKSTTLAAMIDYINENFSKHIITIEDPIEFVHQNKNCTIVHREVGLQAESFPTALRGAMRSDPDIVLIGEMRENDTMRLGLTCAAMGMLVFATMHTNNAPKTIDRMIDAFPSNEQAQIRTMLAECLQAIVSQLLCRKKSGGRVAVHEVLLWTDGLPNTIREGQISNIRTIIDAGGGRGMKAMDNSIQAEFDAGNISAEEAYMKASDKGRFLPFLEAEEAAEKAARAAAAEEEEA; encoded by the coding sequence ATGGAAACTGAACCGATCATCAATCAATACCTGCGTCAGATGCTCGAACTCGGCGGGTCCGACCTTCACCTTTCGATCAATTTCCCGCCCAAGGCGCGTGTTCACGGCAATATCATCGAGCTGAACGATGAGCCGATCACGCCGGAATACATGGAGCAGATGCTCAAAGAGATCTGCATGCCGAAGCGGTGGGAGAAGTTTCTGGAGACCCACGACCTCGATTTCGCGCATGAAATTCCGGGGCTGGCCCGTTTCCGTACGAACTACATGTACAACTATCACGGCATGGGCTGCGTCATGCGCCAGATTCCGAGTCGGATTCTGACGCTTGAGGAGCTGCACATGCCGGAGGTGCTCAAAGAGATCTGCTCGCTCAAGTCCGGCCTCGTGCTGGTGACCGGCCCGACCGGTTCCGGCAAGTCGACCACGCTGGCCGCCATGATCGACTACATCAACGAAAATTTCAGCAAGCACATCATCACGATCGAGGACCCGATCGAATTCGTGCACCAGAACAAGAACTGCACGATCGTCCACCGCGAGGTCGGCCTGCAGGCGGAATCGTTCCCGACCGCGCTGCGCGGGGCGATGCGCTCGGACCCCGATATCGTGCTGATCGGCGAGATGCGCGAAAACGACACGATGCGGCTCGGGCTCACCTGCGCCGCGATGGGCATGCTGGTTTTTGCAACCATGCACACGAACAACGCGCCGAAGACCATCGACCGTATGATCGACGCATTCCCGTCCAACGAACAGGCGCAGATCCGCACCATGCTGGCTGAATGTCTGCAGGCGATCGTTTCGCAGCTGCTCTGCCGCAAGAAATCGGGCGGCCGCGTCGCCGTGCACGAGGTGCTGCTCTGGACCGACGGCCTGCCGAATACGATCCGCGAGGGGCAGATTTCGAACATCCGCACAATCATCGATGCCGGCGGCGGCCGCGGAATGAAGGCGATGGACAATTCGATTCAGGCCGAATTTGATGCCGGAAATATTTCGGCGGAAGAAGCTTACATGAAAGCAAGCGACAAGGGGCGCTTCCTGCCGTTCCTCGAAGCGGAGGAGGCGGCCGAGAAAGCCGCCCGCGCCGCGGCGGCCGAAGAAGAGGAAGCATAA